From Deltaproteobacteria bacterium:
AAGGTGCACTTGCTGCCCCGTGCGTAAGGCGACGGCCTTTGCTACCATCACCGCCAGCACCCGCAGGCAAGGAGACGCCGAATGAAGCTGTTCATCGATACCGCGGACGTCAACGAGATCCGCGAGGCCGCCAGTTGGGGGATCATCGACGGCGCGACCACAAACCCGTCGCTGGTGGCCAAGACCGGCCGCGATTTCGAGTCGGTAATCAAGGAAATTTGCGCGATTGTGGACGGCCCGATCAGCGCCGAGGTCGTCAGCACCGAGGGGGCCGGGATGGTGGCGGAGGGGGAACGGCTGGCGCGGATGCACCGCAATGTCTGCGTCAAGGTACCGATGTGCATCGAGGGGTTGAAGGCCACCAAATTGCTCAGCGGCCGGGGCGTCGCGGTCAACATGACGCTGATCTTTTCGGCTGCCCAAGCGTTGCTG
This genomic window contains:
- the fsa gene encoding fructose-6-phosphate aldolase, with the translated sequence MKLFIDTADVNEIREAASWGIIDGATTNPSLVAKTGRDFESVIKEICAIVDGPISAEVVSTEGAGMVAEGERLARMHRNVCVKVPMCIEGLKATKLLSGRGVAVNMTLIFSAAQALLAAKAGARFLSPFVGRLDDIGHDGMDLIGQIVHILHNYDFRTEVIVASVRHPGHVVRAAEMGAHIATVPFSVIQQLVKHPLTDSGIERFLADWKKVPARA